CGAGCCAATTTGCTGGTGGTAGAAAAGCCAGGAAAACTCCCGCGCGTACGAGGGGCCGAGGCAGAGCCTCCCTCGCGCCAGGCGGCTGATCAGGGCACTCTTGAAGAGGCCGGTCAGGTCAATGACGAGATCGAACTCCCTCCGCCGCAGTTCCGAGACCACCCTCCACATCCCCCGCAGGGGGCGCTCGCGGTCAAAAGGGATCACCTCGTCCACATCCGCGGCATGCCGGAGGAGGGGAGCATATGCGGCATTCACGACCCAGGTGATGGAGGCAGGCAAGCCCACCTTGAGGCAATGGATGGTGGGGAGGGCGTGAATGAGATCCCCCAAAGAACTCAGCTTGACGATCAGAACTCGTTTGGCTGTCACCTCGACCGGCTCGTCACCACTCTCGCTCGACGATGAAATCCACCAACATTTCCAGAGAGCGCAGGGCGGCGTTGTCGGGAAACGGGACCAGGTGATCTCGGGCTTTCCTCAGGTACTTCCGGGCCTCTTCCACCGCCGCCTTCACCCCCCCTCGCTCCGTCACATATCGATGGATCGTCTCCACCTCGGCCTCCCGCAACGGTCCATTGCCGATGAGACGGCAGACCTCATCCCGCTCGGCGCCCCGGTCGTGATGGAAAACATGAATCAGGGGATAGGTCACCTTCCCCTCCAGGAGATCGTTCCCCACGGGCTTTCCCAGGATCTCCTCGCTCGCCACCAAGTCCAGTGCATCGTCCACCAGCTGGAACCCGATCCCCAGGTTCAGACCGAACTCCGTCAACGCCTCCACCCGGGTCTCGTCCACCCCGGCGACCAATGCCCCGGTCCGGCACGCGGCGGAGAAGAGGGCCGCGGTCTTACAGGTGATGATGGTGAGGTAGTCCTGGTACAGGATATCGGGATTCCGGTGCCACTTCAGCTCCAGGATCTCTCCCTCGGTCATGGCCACGGTGGCATCGGCGAAGGCCTTGAGGATGCGAAAGTCCCCGTCACTGACCAGCCGTTGGATCGAGTGCGAGTAGAGAAAGTCGCCGACCAGGACTGAGACGTGTGGTCCCCATCGCGCGTTGGCTGACGGCTGCCCTCTGCGCTTTTGGGCGTTATCAATAATGTCATCATGGATCAGGGTGGCGACGTGCATATACTCCGCCACCACCGCCAGATCCACATCGCGCTCCCCCGCATTGTAGCCGCACATCCGGGCAGAGAGGAGGAGCAGGGCGGGGCGAACCCGCTTGCCGCCGCTGCCGAGAACATAGGTCGTCACTTCGGAGATGAGATCGGCGCGGCTCAACACCCTCGTTTGAAT
This Candidatus Methylomirabilota bacterium DNA region includes the following protein-coding sequences:
- a CDS encoding polyprenyl synthetase family protein, coding for MLRELVFAPVAKELEEVERRIQTRVLSRADLISEVTTYVLGSGGKRVRPALLLLSARMCGYNAGERDVDLAVVAEYMHVATLIHDDIIDNAQKRRGQPSANARWGPHVSVLVGDFLYSHSIQRLVSDGDFRILKAFADATVAMTEGEILELKWHRNPDILYQDYLTIITCKTAALFSAACRTGALVAGVDETRVEALTEFGLNLGIGFQLVDDALDLVASEEILGKPVGNDLLEGKVTYPLIHVFHHDRGAERDEVCRLIGNGPLREAEVETIHRYVTERGGVKAAVEEARKYLRKARDHLVPFPDNAALRSLEMLVDFIVEREW